A part of Dehalogenimonas sp. W genomic DNA contains:
- a CDS encoding bifunctional (p)ppGpp synthetase/guanosine-3',5'-bis(diphosphate) 3'-pyrophosphohydrolase produces MEITVLLDACARYLPPEKLEIIQAAYDFAAEAHLGQTRRSGEPYIEHPLAVALELADLQLDTTAIAAALLHDVPEDSNVTLAKIEASFGPDVARLVDGVTKLAKLSLAAPGETRFSGNTTYERQAENLRKMLVAMAEDLRVVFIKLSDRLHNMRTLDAMPPDKQKDIARETMEIYAPLAHRLGIWEIKWQLEDLSFRFLEPVRYKQLARLIAGKRGQREEFIAKVIDILKAEFENSGLKPEVNGRAKHIFSLHQKAEKYAAQGRHFDEIYDLSAIRVLVNSVHECYSALGAVHNLWHPIPGSFDDYIANPKPNGYQSLHTAVLSLNGTPLEIQIRTYEMHRLAEYGVAAHWRYKANERSASHNEDRISWLRQLVDWHRDLSGAEEFLESVKTDIFNDQVFVFTPGGEIKDMPKGATPLDFAYRVHTELGNRCIGAKVNGKLVSLDYQLKNGEVVEIVTTRKNKGPSRDWLNPNLGYVKTSHAITKIRQWFKKQERTENIEKGKEILEKEFRHMGLKFPELKSLAAGYNYDTTDDFLAAIGYGGLSAHSVALTQVPVVDTPKTTTPEVTQPVNPPPGKVIDTGISVMGLGDILTRMAGCCQPLPGDDIVGYVTRSQGVTIHRADCHNVTKEDEPERLIRVAWGRNDRLYPARLQITAWDRVGLVRDISTLIADEKVNITSMTVSESPDHVTTVVLFIETKSLSQVARLISKTEGIKGVTSVIRLGEDVKRPKADS; encoded by the coding sequence ATGGAAATAACCGTCCTTCTTGATGCCTGTGCCCGCTACCTGCCGCCTGAGAAACTGGAAATTATCCAGGCGGCCTATGATTTTGCGGCCGAAGCGCACCTGGGACAAACCCGCCGCTCCGGCGAACCCTACATTGAACACCCCCTGGCCGTCGCCCTGGAACTGGCCGATCTTCAGTTGGACACCACCGCTATCGCCGCCGCCCTGCTGCACGACGTCCCGGAAGATTCCAATGTTACACTGGCCAAAATTGAGGCGAGTTTCGGCCCGGACGTCGCCCGGTTGGTTGACGGGGTAACCAAGCTGGCCAAGCTGTCATTGGCCGCCCCCGGTGAAACCCGATTTTCCGGCAATACCACCTACGAACGCCAGGCGGAAAACCTGCGTAAAATGCTGGTGGCGATGGCCGAAGACCTGCGGGTAGTGTTTATCAAGCTGTCTGACCGTCTCCATAATATGCGCACACTGGATGCCATGCCGCCGGACAAACAGAAGGACATCGCCCGGGAAACGATGGAAATATACGCCCCGCTGGCCCATCGGCTGGGTATCTGGGAGATCAAGTGGCAGCTTGAAGACCTTTCTTTCCGCTTTCTGGAGCCGGTACGCTATAAACAATTGGCCCGCCTCATCGCCGGCAAACGCGGGCAGCGCGAAGAGTTTATCGCCAAAGTTATTGATATCTTAAAGGCCGAATTTGAAAATTCCGGCCTCAAGCCGGAAGTCAACGGCCGGGCTAAGCACATCTTCTCGCTACACCAGAAAGCCGAAAAATACGCCGCTCAGGGACGGCATTTTGACGAAATTTATGACCTGTCGGCCATCCGGGTGCTGGTGAACTCCGTCCACGAATGTTATTCCGCCCTGGGCGCCGTTCATAATCTGTGGCATCCCATTCCCGGTTCTTTTGATGACTATATCGCCAACCCCAAACCCAACGGCTACCAGTCGCTCCACACCGCCGTACTTTCCCTTAACGGCACGCCGCTGGAGATTCAGATCCGCACTTATGAGATGCACCGGCTGGCTGAATACGGTGTGGCTGCACACTGGCGCTATAAGGCCAATGAACGCTCCGCCAGCCATAATGAAGACCGTATTTCCTGGTTGCGACAGTTGGTAGACTGGCACCGTGACTTGTCCGGCGCCGAGGAGTTTCTGGAATCGGTCAAGACCGACATCTTCAATGACCAGGTATTTGTCTTTACCCCGGGCGGTGAGATCAAGGACATGCCGAAAGGGGCAACCCCGCTGGATTTCGCCTACCGGGTACATACCGAACTGGGCAACCGTTGCATCGGGGCTAAAGTCAACGGTAAACTGGTCAGCCTGGACTATCAGCTCAAAAACGGTGAGGTCGTGGAGATTGTCACCACCCGCAAAAATAAGGGGCCGTCACGAGACTGGCTCAATCCAAATCTGGGCTATGTCAAGACCTCGCACGCCATTACCAAGATACGCCAGTGGTTTAAAAAACAGGAACGCACCGAAAACATAGAAAAAGGCAAGGAGATACTGGAGAAAGAGTTCCGCCACATGGGACTCAAGTTTCCGGAACTCAAGTCTCTGGCCGCCGGATATAACTACGATACCACCGATGATTTTCTGGCAGCCATCGGTTACGGCGGTCTTTCCGCCCATTCGGTGGCACTGACCCAGGTGCCGGTAGTTGACACGCCGAAAACAACCACACCGGAGGTGACCCAGCCGGTTAACCCACCGCCGGGGAAAGTGATTGATACCGGTATCTCTGTCATGGGCCTGGGTGACATTCTGACCAGGATGGCCGGGTGTTGCCAGCCGCTGCCGGGGGACGACATTGTGGGTTACGTCACCCGTTCTCAGGGCGTAACCATCCACCGGGCGGACTGTCATAACGTGACCAAGGAAGACGAGCCGGAACGCCTGATTCGGGTAGCCTGGGGCAGGAATGACCGCCTGTACCCGGCGCGCCTTCAGATTACGGCCTGGGACCGGGTTGGCCTGGTACGTGATATTTCCACGCTGATCGCCGATGAAAAGGTTAACATCACCAGCATGACCGTCTCAGAAAGCCCGGACCACGTCACCACCGTCGTGTTGTTCATTGAAACCAAGAGTCTTTCCCAGGTTGCCCGCCTGATTTCCAAGACAGAAGGCATCAAAGGCGTAACCAGTGTCATCCG